From Solwaraspora sp. WMMD1047, the proteins below share one genomic window:
- a CDS encoding YaaA family protein: MIILVHSSKTMRPPAGGAGPNGVPVLLDRAEELVTYLRTLSGDQLARVMTVSADLATKTRQQYADWGRQLTPAAATFVGDIYSGLQVDSFTPADRGYADRHLRILSGLYGILRPFDGISPYRLEMGYRLPPGPYANLYRFWGSSIAESLPATGPIVNLAANEYSRTVTAHVDAARVVTPRFLTLDPASGQPKFVVVHAKIARGAFARWLVTERVADTEAALREFRDIGYRYDEALSTPGQPAFVCAEFGGKGLSVRLG, encoded by the coding sequence CCGCCGGCCGGTGGCGCCGGGCCGAACGGCGTGCCGGTCCTGCTTGACCGCGCCGAGGAACTCGTCACCTACCTGCGGACCCTGTCGGGCGACCAGCTCGCCCGGGTCATGACCGTCTCCGCCGACCTGGCGACGAAGACCCGTCAGCAGTACGCCGACTGGGGCCGGCAGCTCACGCCGGCCGCCGCCACCTTCGTCGGCGACATCTACAGCGGCCTGCAGGTCGACTCGTTCACCCCGGCCGACCGCGGCTACGCCGACCGGCACCTGCGGATCCTCTCCGGCCTGTACGGGATCCTGCGCCCGTTCGACGGGATCAGCCCGTACCGGCTGGAGATGGGCTACCGGCTGCCGCCCGGCCCGTACGCGAACCTCTACCGGTTCTGGGGGTCCTCGATCGCCGAGTCGCTGCCGGCGACCGGTCCCATCGTCAACCTCGCGGCCAACGAGTACAGCCGCACCGTCACCGCCCACGTCGACGCCGCCCGGGTGGTGACGCCGCGGTTCCTCACCCTCGATCCGGCCTCGGGTCAGCCGAAGTTCGTCGTCGTCCACGCGAAGATCGCCCGCGGCGCCTTCGCCCGCTGGCTGGTCACCGAGCGGGTCGCCGACACGGAGGCGGCGCTGCGCGAGTTCCGCGACATCGGCTACCGGTATGACGAGGCGCTCAGCACACCAGGTCAGCCGGCCTTCGTGTGCGCCGAGTTCGGCGGGAAGGGGCTCTCCGTCCGGCTCGGCTAG
- a CDS encoding tetratricopeptide repeat protein, with protein MVDDGPDELLKQLCQDLRLLWTQAGGPSLRILSARIGLGKSQVGAILNGEIRRPPDWRVVRTLIESCRDHARDHDRMARVSLRTGVDEYWRPRHAMIEHAFRQPRTDGPGRATGTPTPVRPGSVPRQLPLSVRQLAGRTGELATMDALADRNLDPGTPATVVTIDGTAGIGKTALAAFWARRAAGRFPDGQLYADLGGFTPDGGPVPPHDVVRGFLGALGVPPGRIPDGPAEQVALYRSLLADRRVLVVLDNARDSRQSRPLLPSGTGCLVVVTSRNRLTGLVAAEGAHPITLDLLAPDEARELLARRIGPDRVAAEPAAVDEIVERCARLPLALAIVAAGAVTRPALPLAAFAAQLRQAPDPLAELAGADREDPRTVISWSYRALTAPAARLFRLLGLHPGPAVTPPAAASLAGVPVEQVRPLLAELTDAHLLAEQDDGRYWRHDLLHAYAIELTRSRDGGEVRAAALRRLLDHLLHSAYAAATLVDPNRSPIEPVVAAPGAVTLRFADLDEALAWSVRELPVLLAAVRRAAESRLDAHAWQLTWACEPVLQRQGGRHDWVALQEVALDAARRLDDPLALAHAHRGLARAHTGLDRHADAHAHHRAALDLFERIGQPADEAYTNLSLSLVYERQGRHREALRHSRRSLVLFRRAGHRPGQARALNGLGWQHALLGEYEQALACCQRALTLLTEVGDVIGQAQTWDSIGFAEHHLGRQQRAIDCFLRALELIRAVGDRNNEAEMLVHLGDAQFADGATGAARTSWRRALHLLDHLDHADADAVRARLQRSPGDAE; from the coding sequence ATGGTCGACGACGGACCGGACGAACTCCTGAAACAGCTCTGCCAGGACCTACGTCTGCTGTGGACCCAGGCCGGTGGGCCGAGCCTGCGGATCCTCAGCGCCCGGATCGGGCTGGGGAAGAGCCAGGTCGGGGCCATCCTGAACGGGGAGATCCGACGGCCACCGGACTGGCGGGTGGTGCGCACCCTGATCGAGAGCTGCCGCGACCACGCGCGTGACCACGATCGGATGGCCCGCGTTTCGCTCCGTACCGGAGTCGACGAATACTGGCGCCCGCGCCACGCGATGATCGAACACGCCTTCCGGCAGCCGCGCACCGACGGGCCGGGCCGGGCCACCGGTACGCCCACCCCGGTCCGGCCCGGGTCGGTGCCCCGTCAGCTACCGCTCTCCGTCCGGCAACTCGCCGGCCGGACGGGCGAGCTGGCCACCATGGACGCGCTCGCCGACCGGAACCTCGATCCCGGTACCCCGGCCACGGTGGTGACGATCGACGGGACCGCCGGGATCGGGAAGACCGCGCTCGCGGCCTTCTGGGCGCGCCGGGCGGCCGGGCGGTTCCCGGACGGGCAGCTCTACGCCGACCTCGGCGGGTTCACCCCCGACGGGGGACCGGTCCCGCCGCACGACGTCGTCCGAGGTTTCCTCGGTGCCCTCGGCGTGCCGCCGGGCCGGATTCCGGACGGGCCGGCCGAGCAGGTTGCGCTTTACCGCAGCCTGCTGGCCGATCGGCGGGTGTTGGTGGTGCTGGATAACGCACGCGATTCGCGGCAGTCCCGCCCGCTCCTGCCCAGCGGGACCGGCTGTCTGGTCGTGGTCACCAGCCGGAACCGGCTCACCGGCCTGGTCGCCGCCGAGGGCGCGCACCCGATCACCCTGGATCTGCTGGCGCCCGACGAGGCCCGGGAGTTGCTGGCCAGGCGGATCGGCCCGGACCGGGTGGCCGCCGAACCCGCCGCGGTCGACGAGATCGTCGAACGCTGCGCCCGGCTGCCGCTGGCGCTGGCCATCGTCGCCGCCGGGGCGGTCACCAGACCGGCCCTCCCGCTGGCCGCCTTCGCCGCGCAGTTACGCCAGGCGCCCGACCCGCTGGCCGAGCTGGCCGGTGCCGACCGGGAAGATCCGCGCACGGTCATCTCCTGGTCGTACCGGGCGTTGACCGCCCCGGCGGCACGGTTGTTCCGACTGCTCGGTCTGCACCCCGGGCCGGCTGTCACCCCACCCGCGGCAGCCAGCCTGGCCGGCGTGCCGGTCGAGCAGGTCCGGCCGCTGCTGGCCGAGCTCACCGACGCCCACCTGCTCGCCGAGCAGGACGACGGCCGCTACTGGCGACACGACCTGCTCCACGCGTACGCGATCGAGCTGACCCGCAGCCGCGACGGCGGCGAGGTGCGGGCGGCGGCCCTGCGGCGGCTCCTCGACCACCTGCTGCATTCCGCGTACGCCGCCGCGACGCTCGTTGATCCGAACCGGAGCCCGATCGAGCCGGTCGTCGCCGCTCCGGGCGCCGTGACGCTGCGCTTCGCCGACCTCGACGAGGCACTGGCCTGGTCCGTCCGCGAGTTGCCGGTGCTGCTCGCCGCCGTCCGGCGGGCCGCGGAGTCCCGGCTCGACGCGCACGCCTGGCAGCTGACCTGGGCCTGTGAGCCCGTGTTGCAGCGGCAGGGCGGCCGGCACGACTGGGTGGCGCTGCAGGAGGTGGCACTGGACGCCGCCCGGCGACTCGACGATCCACTCGCCCTCGCGCACGCCCATCGCGGGCTGGCCCGCGCCCACACCGGTCTCGACCGGCACGCGGACGCCCACGCCCACCACCGGGCCGCACTTGACCTGTTCGAACGGATCGGACAGCCGGCTGACGAGGCGTACACAAACCTGAGCCTCAGCCTGGTTTATGAGCGGCAGGGCCGGCACCGGGAGGCGTTGCGGCACAGTCGGCGTTCACTCGTCCTGTTCCGGCGGGCCGGGCACCGCCCCGGGCAGGCCCGCGCCCTCAACGGTCTCGGCTGGCAGCACGCCCTGCTCGGCGAGTACGAACAGGCGCTGGCCTGCTGCCAGCGGGCACTGACCCTACTGACGGAGGTGGGGGACGTGATCGGGCAGGCGCAGACCTGGGACAGCATCGGCTTCGCCGAGCACCACCTGGGCCGACAGCAGCGCGCGATCGACTGTTTCCTGCGGGCGCTGGAGCTGATCCGCGCGGTCGGTGACCGGAACAACGAGGCCGAGATGCTGGTGCACCTCGGCGACGCCCAGTTCGCCGACGGCGCCACCGGGGCCGCCCGCACCTCCTGGCGGCGGGCGCTGCACCTGCTGGACCACCTCGACCACGCCGACGCCGACGCGGTCCGCGCCAGGCTGCAGCGGTCGCCCGGCGACGCTGAGTAG